The proteins below come from a single Sander vitreus isolate 19-12246 chromosome 15, sanVit1, whole genome shotgun sequence genomic window:
- the rfx1a gene encoding MHC class II regulatory factor RFX1a isoform X5 → MATSGYVGEIQPAAQPQGAGVSITPGQPDASSTPATAPQFLAEIQTAVATPTVVTSTGQTTPTDQVSTITTPKPADGSLAQSTAQTQAPQTQYVTAEIQGSPTQSGNAQSTPQYIVVTVTEGSLHSSDSVSDSSPPPAVVQTGVPTQVVQQVQTAQQRSVVQATSQIAKTEPGTQLSVTSLQPVHISQEVQQQLTPVPVQHVYANQVQYVEGGETNYTTSTIRSSAFPYTDTPLYTQTTAAQYYEGQPTSGSSTPGTPLTVSVTAGTTGGVSMFVAQPTSAAGGGATVVTTGGTTNGAGEGAGTNGGATGSYVIQGGYMLGSSGGAAGNSQNYSHTARASPATWLLDNYETAEGVSLPRSTLYCHYLLHCQEQKLEPVNAASFGKLIRSVFMGLRTRRLGTRGNSKYHYYGLRIKAGSSLLRLMEDQQHLAMRQQPFSQKQRLKPVHKVEGMTNGTAAAAGAGQQQGSGQVDISTQVQQYQQFLDASRTLPEFPDIDLQGKSLPEGIEVEHIKSFQLLYREHCEAILDVMVNLQFTLVETLWKTFWRFSQSQAGDATLAVHDESEKRLPKSCLVLLCKYDPVLRWSRDCDNSLYQGLVEILIPDVLRPIPSALTQAIRNFAKSLESWLTNAMMNIPEEMVRIKVTSANAFAQTLRRYTSLNHLAQAARAVLQNTAQINQMLSDLNRVDFANVQEQASWVCRCEDRVVQRLEQDFKLTLQQQNSLEQWAAWLDGVVSQVLKPYQQSPAFPKAAKLFLLKWSFYSSMVIRDLTLRSAASFGSFHLIRLLYDEYMYYLIEHRVAQAKGETPIAVMGEFASLGRGLNQLDPDKEEEEEEEEESDEEGQELSLPSDGAVLGDESLEPPAKLARMDQRVLFTTGSADN, encoded by the exons ATGGCCACCTCAGGCTACGTAGGTGAGATACAGCCAGCAGCCCAACCCCAGGGGGCTGGTGTTAGCATTACACCGGGGCAACCTGATGCCAGTTCTACCCCTGCAACTGCCCCTCAGTTTCTGGCTGAGATTCAGACTGCTGTGGCCACACCCACTGTTGTCACATCCACAGGCCAAACTACTCCCACTGATCAAGTCAGCACCATCACCACTCCCAAGCCTGCAGATGGTAGTTTAGCCCAATCCACAGCACAGACCCAGGCTCCTCAGACACAGTATGTGACTGCAGAAATCCAGGGCTCCCCCACGCAGTCTGGAAATGCTCAAAGCACTCCTCAGTACATTGTTGTTACAGTCACAG AAGGCTCCCTTCACTCAAGTGACAGTGTGTCGGACTCTAGCCCCCCTCCAGCTGTGGTGCAAACAGGAGTTCCCACGCAGGTTGTTCAGCAGGTTCAGACGGCTCAACAG AGGTCTGTTGTGCAGGCCACCTCTCAGATAGCCAAGACTGAGCCAGGCACTCAGCTCAGTGTCACCAGTCTACAGCCTGTTCATATCAGCCAGGAG GTCCAGCAGCAGCTCACACCAGTGCCAGTGCAACATGTGTACGCCAATCAAGTGCAGTATGTGGAAGGAGGAGAGACCAACTACACCACCAGCACAAT CCGTTCCAGCGCCTTTCCTTACACTGACACACCCTTGTACACCCAGACCACAGCTGCCCAGTATTATGAAGGTCAGCCAACATCAGGCTCATCCACCCCTGGCACACCTCTAACCGTCTCTGTGACTGCTGGCACAACAGGGGGTGTGTCCATGTTTGTAGCCCAGCCCACCAGTGCAGCAGGGGGAGGGGCCACAGTGGTGACCACAGGTGGCACCACCAATGGGGCAGGTGAAGGGGCAGGCACCAACGGTGGCGCAACAGGCAGCTATGTGATCCAGGGGGGTTACATGCTAGGCAGCAGCGGAGGGGCAGCTGGCAACAGTCAGAACTACTCACACACAGCCCGCGCCTCCCCAGCCACT TGGTTGCTGGACAACTATGAGACAGCTGAAGGAGTGAGTCTGCCACGATCTACCCTCTACTGCCACTATTTGCTGCACTGCCAGGAGCAGAAACTAGAGCCTGTTAATGCTGCCTCTTTCGGGAAACTCATTAGATCTGTGTTCATGGGGCTACGCACACGACGCCTGGGCACACG GGGTAATTCTAAATACCACTACTACGGGCTGAGGATCAAGGCAGGCTCCTCTCTTCTCCGTCTGATGGAAGACCAGCAACATCTGGCCATGAGGCAACAGCCCTTCTCACAGAAACAGAG GTTGAAGCCTGTGCATAAAGTAGAGGGAATGACCAAtggcacagcagcagcagcaggagcaggcCAGCAGCAGGGCTCAGGGCAGGTGGACATCAGCACCCAGGTTCAGCAGTACCAGCAGTTCCTAG ATGCATCACGCACTCTCCCAGAGTTTCCAGACATCGACCTCCAAGGGAAGTCTCTGCCAGAGGGAATTGAGGTGGAGCACATAAAGAGCTTTCAGCTGCTGTACAGAGAACACTGTGAG GCCATACTAGATGTGATGGTCAACCTGCAGTTTACCCTGGTGGAAACTCTGTGGAAGACCTTCTGGAGGTTCAGTCAGAGTCAGGCTGGAGATGCCACATTGGCTGT TCATGATGAGTCAGAAAAGCGCCTCCCGAAGTCCTGCCTGGTGTTGCTGTGCAAGTATGATCCGGTGCTGCGCTGGAGCCGGGACTGTGACAACAGCCTGTACCAGGGTCTGGTGGAGATCCTCATCCCTGATGTCCTCAGGCCCATCCCCA GTGCCTTAACTCAAGCCATCCGCAACTTTGCCAAGAGCCTGGAGAGCTGGCTGACCAATGCCATGATGAACATCCCAGAGGAAATGGTCCGCATCAAG GTAACATCAGCCAATGCATTTGCCCAGACGCTGCGTCGCTACACCAGTCTGAACCACCTCGCCCAGGCAGCCCGCGCTGTCCTCCAGAACACGGCCCAGATCAACCAGATGCTCTCCGACCTCAACCGCGTCGACTTTGCTAACGTCCAG GAGCAGGCTTCATGGGTGTGCCGGTGTGAAGACCGTGTTGTTCAGCGGCTGGAGCAGGATTTCAAGCTGACCCTCCAGCAGCAGAACTCCCTCGAGCAGTGGGCTGCGTGGCTGGATGGTGTAGTCTCCCAGGTCCTAAAGCCCTACCAGCAGAGCCCTGCCTTCCCTAAGGCCGCCAAGCTCTTCCTACTCAAGTGGTCCTTTTACAG TTCCATGGTGATCAGGGACCTAACTCTGAGGAGTGCAGCCAGTTTTGGTTCCTTTCACCTGATCCGCCTGCTGTACGATGAGTACATGTACTACCTGATAGAGCACAGAGTGGCCCAGGCTAAAGGAGAGACCCCCATTGCTGTCATGGGAGAG TTTGCCAGTTTAGGCCGGGGTCTAAACCAGCTGGATCCTGACAAAG aagaggaagaggaagaggaggaggagagtgatgAGGAAGGTCAGGAGCTGTCCCTCCCCTCAGACGGGGCCGTGCTAGGAGACGAGTCTCTGGAGCCGCCTGCCAAGCTGGCCAGAATGGACCAGAGAGTCCTCTTCACAACCGGATCAGCTGACAACTAA
- the rfx1a gene encoding MHC class II regulatory factor RFX1a isoform X3: MATSGYVGEIQPAAQPQGAGVSITPGQPDASSTPATAPQFLAEIQTAVATPTVVTSTGQTTPTDQVSTITTPKPADGSLAQSTAQTQAPQTQYVTAEIQGSPTQSGNAQSTPQYIVVTVTEGSLHSSDSVSDSSPPPAVVQTGVPTQVVQQVQTAQQRSVVQATSQIAKTEPGTQLSVTSLQPVHISQEVQQQLTPVPVQHVYANQVQYVEGGETNYTTSTIRSSAFPYTDTPLYTQTTAAQYYEGQPTSGSSTPGTPLTVSVTAGTTGGVSMFVAQPTSAAGGGATVVTTGGTTNGAGEGAGTNGGATGSYVIQGGYMLGSSGGAAGNSQNYSHTARASPATVSITEGEESSVPSADKKWLLDNYETAEGVSLPRSTLYCHYLLHCQEQKLEPVNAASFGKLIRSVFMGLRTRRLGTRGNSKYHYYGLRIKAGSSLLRLMEDQQHLAMRQQPFSQKQRLKPVHKVEGMTNGTAAAAGAGQQQGSGQVDISTQVQQYQQFLDASRTLPEFPDIDLQGKSLPEGIEVEHIKSFQLLYREHCEAILDVMVNLQFTLVETLWKTFWRFSQSQAGDATLAVHDESEKRLPKSCLVLLCKYDPVLRWSRDCDNSLYQGLVEILIPDVLRPIPSALTQAIRNFAKSLESWLTNAMMNIPEEMVRIKVTSANAFAQTLRRYTSLNHLAQAARAVLQNTAQINQMLSDLNRVDFANVQEQASWVCRCEDRVVQRLEQDFKLTLQQQNSLEQWAAWLDGVVSQVLKPYQQSPAFPKAAKLFLLKWSFYSSMVIRDLTLRSAASFGSFHLIRLLYDEYMYYLIEHRVAQAKGETPIAVMGEFASLGRGLNQLDPDKEEEEEEEEESDEEGQELSLPSDGAVLGDESLEPPAKLARMDQRVLFTTGSADN, from the exons ATGGCCACCTCAGGCTACGTAGGTGAGATACAGCCAGCAGCCCAACCCCAGGGGGCTGGTGTTAGCATTACACCGGGGCAACCTGATGCCAGTTCTACCCCTGCAACTGCCCCTCAGTTTCTGGCTGAGATTCAGACTGCTGTGGCCACACCCACTGTTGTCACATCCACAGGCCAAACTACTCCCACTGATCAAGTCAGCACCATCACCACTCCCAAGCCTGCAGATGGTAGTTTAGCCCAATCCACAGCACAGACCCAGGCTCCTCAGACACAGTATGTGACTGCAGAAATCCAGGGCTCCCCCACGCAGTCTGGAAATGCTCAAAGCACTCCTCAGTACATTGTTGTTACAGTCACAG AAGGCTCCCTTCACTCAAGTGACAGTGTGTCGGACTCTAGCCCCCCTCCAGCTGTGGTGCAAACAGGAGTTCCCACGCAGGTTGTTCAGCAGGTTCAGACGGCTCAACAG AGGTCTGTTGTGCAGGCCACCTCTCAGATAGCCAAGACTGAGCCAGGCACTCAGCTCAGTGTCACCAGTCTACAGCCTGTTCATATCAGCCAGGAG GTCCAGCAGCAGCTCACACCAGTGCCAGTGCAACATGTGTACGCCAATCAAGTGCAGTATGTGGAAGGAGGAGAGACCAACTACACCACCAGCACAAT CCGTTCCAGCGCCTTTCCTTACACTGACACACCCTTGTACACCCAGACCACAGCTGCCCAGTATTATGAAGGTCAGCCAACATCAGGCTCATCCACCCCTGGCACACCTCTAACCGTCTCTGTGACTGCTGGCACAACAGGGGGTGTGTCCATGTTTGTAGCCCAGCCCACCAGTGCAGCAGGGGGAGGGGCCACAGTGGTGACCACAGGTGGCACCACCAATGGGGCAGGTGAAGGGGCAGGCACCAACGGTGGCGCAACAGGCAGCTATGTGATCCAGGGGGGTTACATGCTAGGCAGCAGCGGAGGGGCAGCTGGCAACAGTCAGAACTACTCACACACAGCCCGCGCCTCCCCAGCCACTGTGAGTATTACAGAGGGCGAGGAGAGTAGCGTGCCGTCGGCAGACAAGAAG TGGTTGCTGGACAACTATGAGACAGCTGAAGGAGTGAGTCTGCCACGATCTACCCTCTACTGCCACTATTTGCTGCACTGCCAGGAGCAGAAACTAGAGCCTGTTAATGCTGCCTCTTTCGGGAAACTCATTAGATCTGTGTTCATGGGGCTACGCACACGACGCCTGGGCACACG GGGTAATTCTAAATACCACTACTACGGGCTGAGGATCAAGGCAGGCTCCTCTCTTCTCCGTCTGATGGAAGACCAGCAACATCTGGCCATGAGGCAACAGCCCTTCTCACAGAAACAGAG GTTGAAGCCTGTGCATAAAGTAGAGGGAATGACCAAtggcacagcagcagcagcaggagcaggcCAGCAGCAGGGCTCAGGGCAGGTGGACATCAGCACCCAGGTTCAGCAGTACCAGCAGTTCCTAG ATGCATCACGCACTCTCCCAGAGTTTCCAGACATCGACCTCCAAGGGAAGTCTCTGCCAGAGGGAATTGAGGTGGAGCACATAAAGAGCTTTCAGCTGCTGTACAGAGAACACTGTGAG GCCATACTAGATGTGATGGTCAACCTGCAGTTTACCCTGGTGGAAACTCTGTGGAAGACCTTCTGGAGGTTCAGTCAGAGTCAGGCTGGAGATGCCACATTGGCTGT TCATGATGAGTCAGAAAAGCGCCTCCCGAAGTCCTGCCTGGTGTTGCTGTGCAAGTATGATCCGGTGCTGCGCTGGAGCCGGGACTGTGACAACAGCCTGTACCAGGGTCTGGTGGAGATCCTCATCCCTGATGTCCTCAGGCCCATCCCCA GTGCCTTAACTCAAGCCATCCGCAACTTTGCCAAGAGCCTGGAGAGCTGGCTGACCAATGCCATGATGAACATCCCAGAGGAAATGGTCCGCATCAAG GTAACATCAGCCAATGCATTTGCCCAGACGCTGCGTCGCTACACCAGTCTGAACCACCTCGCCCAGGCAGCCCGCGCTGTCCTCCAGAACACGGCCCAGATCAACCAGATGCTCTCCGACCTCAACCGCGTCGACTTTGCTAACGTCCAG GAGCAGGCTTCATGGGTGTGCCGGTGTGAAGACCGTGTTGTTCAGCGGCTGGAGCAGGATTTCAAGCTGACCCTCCAGCAGCAGAACTCCCTCGAGCAGTGGGCTGCGTGGCTGGATGGTGTAGTCTCCCAGGTCCTAAAGCCCTACCAGCAGAGCCCTGCCTTCCCTAAGGCCGCCAAGCTCTTCCTACTCAAGTGGTCCTTTTACAG TTCCATGGTGATCAGGGACCTAACTCTGAGGAGTGCAGCCAGTTTTGGTTCCTTTCACCTGATCCGCCTGCTGTACGATGAGTACATGTACTACCTGATAGAGCACAGAGTGGCCCAGGCTAAAGGAGAGACCCCCATTGCTGTCATGGGAGAG TTTGCCAGTTTAGGCCGGGGTCTAAACCAGCTGGATCCTGACAAAG aagaggaagaggaagaggaggaggagagtgatgAGGAAGGTCAGGAGCTGTCCCTCCCCTCAGACGGGGCCGTGCTAGGAGACGAGTCTCTGGAGCCGCCTGCCAAGCTGGCCAGAATGGACCAGAGAGTCCTCTTCACAACCGGATCAGCTGACAACTAA
- the rfx1a gene encoding MHC class II regulatory factor RFX1a isoform X4, with the protein MATSGYVGEIQPAAQPQGAGVSITPGQPDASSTPATAPQFLAEIQTAVATPTVVTSTGQTTPTDQVSTITTPKPADGSLAQSTAQTQAPQTQYVTAEIQGSPTQSGNAQSTPQYIVVTVTEGSLHSSDSVSDSSPPPAVVQTGVPTQVVQQVQTAQQRSVVQATSQIAKTEPGTQLSVTSLQPVHISQEVQQQLTPVPVQHVYANQVQYVEGGETNYTTSTIRSSAFPYTDTPLYTQTTAAQYYEGQPTSGSSTPGTPLTVSVTAGTTGGVSMFVAQPTSAAGGGATVVTTGGTTNGAGEGAGTNGGATGSYVIQGGYMLGSSGGAAGNSQNYSHTARASPATVQWLLDNYETAEGVSLPRSTLYCHYLLHCQEQKLEPVNAASFGKLIRSVFMGLRTRRLGTRGNSKYHYYGLRIKAGSSLLRLMEDQQHLAMRQQPFSQKQRLKPVHKVEGMTNGTAAAAGAGQQQGSGQVDISTQVQQYQQFLDASRTLPEFPDIDLQGKSLPEGIEVEHIKSFQLLYREHCEAILDVMVNLQFTLVETLWKTFWRFSQSQAGDATLAVHDESEKRLPKSCLVLLCKYDPVLRWSRDCDNSLYQGLVEILIPDVLRPIPSALTQAIRNFAKSLESWLTNAMMNIPEEMVRIKVTSANAFAQTLRRYTSLNHLAQAARAVLQNTAQINQMLSDLNRVDFANVQEQASWVCRCEDRVVQRLEQDFKLTLQQQNSLEQWAAWLDGVVSQVLKPYQQSPAFPKAAKLFLLKWSFYSSMVIRDLTLRSAASFGSFHLIRLLYDEYMYYLIEHRVAQAKGETPIAVMGEFASLGRGLNQLDPDKEEEEEEEEESDEEGQELSLPSDGAVLGDESLEPPAKLARMDQRVLFTTGSADN; encoded by the exons ATGGCCACCTCAGGCTACGTAGGTGAGATACAGCCAGCAGCCCAACCCCAGGGGGCTGGTGTTAGCATTACACCGGGGCAACCTGATGCCAGTTCTACCCCTGCAACTGCCCCTCAGTTTCTGGCTGAGATTCAGACTGCTGTGGCCACACCCACTGTTGTCACATCCACAGGCCAAACTACTCCCACTGATCAAGTCAGCACCATCACCACTCCCAAGCCTGCAGATGGTAGTTTAGCCCAATCCACAGCACAGACCCAGGCTCCTCAGACACAGTATGTGACTGCAGAAATCCAGGGCTCCCCCACGCAGTCTGGAAATGCTCAAAGCACTCCTCAGTACATTGTTGTTACAGTCACAG AAGGCTCCCTTCACTCAAGTGACAGTGTGTCGGACTCTAGCCCCCCTCCAGCTGTGGTGCAAACAGGAGTTCCCACGCAGGTTGTTCAGCAGGTTCAGACGGCTCAACAG AGGTCTGTTGTGCAGGCCACCTCTCAGATAGCCAAGACTGAGCCAGGCACTCAGCTCAGTGTCACCAGTCTACAGCCTGTTCATATCAGCCAGGAG GTCCAGCAGCAGCTCACACCAGTGCCAGTGCAACATGTGTACGCCAATCAAGTGCAGTATGTGGAAGGAGGAGAGACCAACTACACCACCAGCACAAT CCGTTCCAGCGCCTTTCCTTACACTGACACACCCTTGTACACCCAGACCACAGCTGCCCAGTATTATGAAGGTCAGCCAACATCAGGCTCATCCACCCCTGGCACACCTCTAACCGTCTCTGTGACTGCTGGCACAACAGGGGGTGTGTCCATGTTTGTAGCCCAGCCCACCAGTGCAGCAGGGGGAGGGGCCACAGTGGTGACCACAGGTGGCACCACCAATGGGGCAGGTGAAGGGGCAGGCACCAACGGTGGCGCAACAGGCAGCTATGTGATCCAGGGGGGTTACATGCTAGGCAGCAGCGGAGGGGCAGCTGGCAACAGTCAGAACTACTCACACACAGCCCGCGCCTCCCCAGCCACT GTACAGTGGTTGCTGGACAACTATGAGACAGCTGAAGGAGTGAGTCTGCCACGATCTACCCTCTACTGCCACTATTTGCTGCACTGCCAGGAGCAGAAACTAGAGCCTGTTAATGCTGCCTCTTTCGGGAAACTCATTAGATCTGTGTTCATGGGGCTACGCACACGACGCCTGGGCACACG GGGTAATTCTAAATACCACTACTACGGGCTGAGGATCAAGGCAGGCTCCTCTCTTCTCCGTCTGATGGAAGACCAGCAACATCTGGCCATGAGGCAACAGCCCTTCTCACAGAAACAGAG GTTGAAGCCTGTGCATAAAGTAGAGGGAATGACCAAtggcacagcagcagcagcaggagcaggcCAGCAGCAGGGCTCAGGGCAGGTGGACATCAGCACCCAGGTTCAGCAGTACCAGCAGTTCCTAG ATGCATCACGCACTCTCCCAGAGTTTCCAGACATCGACCTCCAAGGGAAGTCTCTGCCAGAGGGAATTGAGGTGGAGCACATAAAGAGCTTTCAGCTGCTGTACAGAGAACACTGTGAG GCCATACTAGATGTGATGGTCAACCTGCAGTTTACCCTGGTGGAAACTCTGTGGAAGACCTTCTGGAGGTTCAGTCAGAGTCAGGCTGGAGATGCCACATTGGCTGT TCATGATGAGTCAGAAAAGCGCCTCCCGAAGTCCTGCCTGGTGTTGCTGTGCAAGTATGATCCGGTGCTGCGCTGGAGCCGGGACTGTGACAACAGCCTGTACCAGGGTCTGGTGGAGATCCTCATCCCTGATGTCCTCAGGCCCATCCCCA GTGCCTTAACTCAAGCCATCCGCAACTTTGCCAAGAGCCTGGAGAGCTGGCTGACCAATGCCATGATGAACATCCCAGAGGAAATGGTCCGCATCAAG GTAACATCAGCCAATGCATTTGCCCAGACGCTGCGTCGCTACACCAGTCTGAACCACCTCGCCCAGGCAGCCCGCGCTGTCCTCCAGAACACGGCCCAGATCAACCAGATGCTCTCCGACCTCAACCGCGTCGACTTTGCTAACGTCCAG GAGCAGGCTTCATGGGTGTGCCGGTGTGAAGACCGTGTTGTTCAGCGGCTGGAGCAGGATTTCAAGCTGACCCTCCAGCAGCAGAACTCCCTCGAGCAGTGGGCTGCGTGGCTGGATGGTGTAGTCTCCCAGGTCCTAAAGCCCTACCAGCAGAGCCCTGCCTTCCCTAAGGCCGCCAAGCTCTTCCTACTCAAGTGGTCCTTTTACAG TTCCATGGTGATCAGGGACCTAACTCTGAGGAGTGCAGCCAGTTTTGGTTCCTTTCACCTGATCCGCCTGCTGTACGATGAGTACATGTACTACCTGATAGAGCACAGAGTGGCCCAGGCTAAAGGAGAGACCCCCATTGCTGTCATGGGAGAG TTTGCCAGTTTAGGCCGGGGTCTAAACCAGCTGGATCCTGACAAAG aagaggaagaggaagaggaggaggagagtgatgAGGAAGGTCAGGAGCTGTCCCTCCCCTCAGACGGGGCCGTGCTAGGAGACGAGTCTCTGGAGCCGCCTGCCAAGCTGGCCAGAATGGACCAGAGAGTCCTCTTCACAACCGGATCAGCTGACAACTAA
- the rfx1a gene encoding MHC class II regulatory factor RFX1a isoform X2 produces MATSGYVGEIQPAAQPQGAGVSITPGQPDASSTPATAPQFLAEIQTAVATPTVVTSTGQTTPTDQVSTITTPKPADGSLAQSTAQTQAPQTQYVTAEIQGSPTQSGNAQSTPQYIVVTVTGSLHSSDSVSDSSPPPAVVQTGVPTQVVQQVQTAQQRSVVQATSQIAKTEPGTQLSVTSLQPVHISQEVQQQLTPVPVQHVYANQVQYVEGGETNYTTSTIRSSAFPYTDTPLYTQTTAAQYYEGQPTSGSSTPGTPLTVSVTAGTTGGVSMFVAQPTSAAGGGATVVTTGGTTNGAGEGAGTNGGATGSYVIQGGYMLGSSGGAAGNSQNYSHTARASPATVSITEGEESSVPSADKKVQWLLDNYETAEGVSLPRSTLYCHYLLHCQEQKLEPVNAASFGKLIRSVFMGLRTRRLGTRGNSKYHYYGLRIKAGSSLLRLMEDQQHLAMRQQPFSQKQRLKPVHKVEGMTNGTAAAAGAGQQQGSGQVDISTQVQQYQQFLDASRTLPEFPDIDLQGKSLPEGIEVEHIKSFQLLYREHCEAILDVMVNLQFTLVETLWKTFWRFSQSQAGDATLAVHDESEKRLPKSCLVLLCKYDPVLRWSRDCDNSLYQGLVEILIPDVLRPIPSALTQAIRNFAKSLESWLTNAMMNIPEEMVRIKVTSANAFAQTLRRYTSLNHLAQAARAVLQNTAQINQMLSDLNRVDFANVQEQASWVCRCEDRVVQRLEQDFKLTLQQQNSLEQWAAWLDGVVSQVLKPYQQSPAFPKAAKLFLLKWSFYSSMVIRDLTLRSAASFGSFHLIRLLYDEYMYYLIEHRVAQAKGETPIAVMGEFASLGRGLNQLDPDKEEEEEEEEESDEEGQELSLPSDGAVLGDESLEPPAKLARMDQRVLFTTGSADN; encoded by the exons ATGGCCACCTCAGGCTACGTAGGTGAGATACAGCCAGCAGCCCAACCCCAGGGGGCTGGTGTTAGCATTACACCGGGGCAACCTGATGCCAGTTCTACCCCTGCAACTGCCCCTCAGTTTCTGGCTGAGATTCAGACTGCTGTGGCCACACCCACTGTTGTCACATCCACAGGCCAAACTACTCCCACTGATCAAGTCAGCACCATCACCACTCCCAAGCCTGCAGATGGTAGTTTAGCCCAATCCACAGCACAGACCCAGGCTCCTCAGACACAGTATGTGACTGCAGAAATCCAGGGCTCCCCCACGCAGTCTGGAAATGCTCAAAGCACTCCTCAGTACATTGTTGTTACAGTCACAG GCTCCCTTCACTCAAGTGACAGTGTGTCGGACTCTAGCCCCCCTCCAGCTGTGGTGCAAACAGGAGTTCCCACGCAGGTTGTTCAGCAGGTTCAGACGGCTCAACAG AGGTCTGTTGTGCAGGCCACCTCTCAGATAGCCAAGACTGAGCCAGGCACTCAGCTCAGTGTCACCAGTCTACAGCCTGTTCATATCAGCCAGGAG GTCCAGCAGCAGCTCACACCAGTGCCAGTGCAACATGTGTACGCCAATCAAGTGCAGTATGTGGAAGGAGGAGAGACCAACTACACCACCAGCACAAT CCGTTCCAGCGCCTTTCCTTACACTGACACACCCTTGTACACCCAGACCACAGCTGCCCAGTATTATGAAGGTCAGCCAACATCAGGCTCATCCACCCCTGGCACACCTCTAACCGTCTCTGTGACTGCTGGCACAACAGGGGGTGTGTCCATGTTTGTAGCCCAGCCCACCAGTGCAGCAGGGGGAGGGGCCACAGTGGTGACCACAGGTGGCACCACCAATGGGGCAGGTGAAGGGGCAGGCACCAACGGTGGCGCAACAGGCAGCTATGTGATCCAGGGGGGTTACATGCTAGGCAGCAGCGGAGGGGCAGCTGGCAACAGTCAGAACTACTCACACACAGCCCGCGCCTCCCCAGCCACTGTGAGTATTACAGAGGGCGAGGAGAGTAGCGTGCCGTCGGCAGACAAGAAG GTACAGTGGTTGCTGGACAACTATGAGACAGCTGAAGGAGTGAGTCTGCCACGATCTACCCTCTACTGCCACTATTTGCTGCACTGCCAGGAGCAGAAACTAGAGCCTGTTAATGCTGCCTCTTTCGGGAAACTCATTAGATCTGTGTTCATGGGGCTACGCACACGACGCCTGGGCACACG GGGTAATTCTAAATACCACTACTACGGGCTGAGGATCAAGGCAGGCTCCTCTCTTCTCCGTCTGATGGAAGACCAGCAACATCTGGCCATGAGGCAACAGCCCTTCTCACAGAAACAGAG GTTGAAGCCTGTGCATAAAGTAGAGGGAATGACCAAtggcacagcagcagcagcaggagcaggcCAGCAGCAGGGCTCAGGGCAGGTGGACATCAGCACCCAGGTTCAGCAGTACCAGCAGTTCCTAG ATGCATCACGCACTCTCCCAGAGTTTCCAGACATCGACCTCCAAGGGAAGTCTCTGCCAGAGGGAATTGAGGTGGAGCACATAAAGAGCTTTCAGCTGCTGTACAGAGAACACTGTGAG GCCATACTAGATGTGATGGTCAACCTGCAGTTTACCCTGGTGGAAACTCTGTGGAAGACCTTCTGGAGGTTCAGTCAGAGTCAGGCTGGAGATGCCACATTGGCTGT TCATGATGAGTCAGAAAAGCGCCTCCCGAAGTCCTGCCTGGTGTTGCTGTGCAAGTATGATCCGGTGCTGCGCTGGAGCCGGGACTGTGACAACAGCCTGTACCAGGGTCTGGTGGAGATCCTCATCCCTGATGTCCTCAGGCCCATCCCCA GTGCCTTAACTCAAGCCATCCGCAACTTTGCCAAGAGCCTGGAGAGCTGGCTGACCAATGCCATGATGAACATCCCAGAGGAAATGGTCCGCATCAAG GTAACATCAGCCAATGCATTTGCCCAGACGCTGCGTCGCTACACCAGTCTGAACCACCTCGCCCAGGCAGCCCGCGCTGTCCTCCAGAACACGGCCCAGATCAACCAGATGCTCTCCGACCTCAACCGCGTCGACTTTGCTAACGTCCAG GAGCAGGCTTCATGGGTGTGCCGGTGTGAAGACCGTGTTGTTCAGCGGCTGGAGCAGGATTTCAAGCTGACCCTCCAGCAGCAGAACTCCCTCGAGCAGTGGGCTGCGTGGCTGGATGGTGTAGTCTCCCAGGTCCTAAAGCCCTACCAGCAGAGCCCTGCCTTCCCTAAGGCCGCCAAGCTCTTCCTACTCAAGTGGTCCTTTTACAG TTCCATGGTGATCAGGGACCTAACTCTGAGGAGTGCAGCCAGTTTTGGTTCCTTTCACCTGATCCGCCTGCTGTACGATGAGTACATGTACTACCTGATAGAGCACAGAGTGGCCCAGGCTAAAGGAGAGACCCCCATTGCTGTCATGGGAGAG TTTGCCAGTTTAGGCCGGGGTCTAAACCAGCTGGATCCTGACAAAG aagaggaagaggaagaggaggaggagagtgatgAGGAAGGTCAGGAGCTGTCCCTCCCCTCAGACGGGGCCGTGCTAGGAGACGAGTCTCTGGAGCCGCCTGCCAAGCTGGCCAGAATGGACCAGAGAGTCCTCTTCACAACCGGATCAGCTGACAACTAA